From Staphylococcus delphini, one genomic window encodes:
- the mroQ gene encoding intramembrane glutamic endopeptidase MroQ — protein sequence MKRFWVSLLTVVLYILAQISPFIARAVGWIQTDNQAELLRQSIAVQFTAFIIVAILIILLQFFVKNKLNFERGPKEKKRYVLPYILVGLVIVFIAQMIVNLISVQLFGANPASENTLRIMKIARQMPIFIVLIAIVGPLLEEFVFRKVLFGELYHAIKASRWVKFTIATTISSTVFAVVHMDFSHFLAYFVMGIIFSAFYIYTKRLSVSIGIHMAQNGLVALIQLMIPEKMIEEAVKQTQFVHLLTTQWMSFFLS from the coding sequence ATGAAGAGATTTTGGGTTTCACTACTCACCGTAGTATTATACATCCTTGCACAAATATCACCTTTTATTGCACGTGCGGTTGGCTGGATTCAAACGGACAACCAAGCAGAATTGTTGCGGCAATCGATAGCAGTTCAGTTCACTGCTTTTATCATTGTCGCCATTTTAATCATCTTACTGCAGTTTTTTGTGAAAAATAAATTAAACTTTGAACGCGGTCCGAAAGAGAAAAAACGTTATGTACTTCCCTATATTTTAGTAGGTCTAGTCATTGTGTTTATCGCACAAATGATTGTGAATCTCATTTCTGTCCAACTATTTGGGGCTAATCCTGCGAGTGAGAATACGTTAAGAATTATGAAAATCGCTCGTCAAATGCCTATATTTATTGTGTTGATAGCGATTGTCGGACCACTATTAGAAGAGTTTGTCTTTAGAAAAGTATTGTTTGGTGAACTGTATCACGCGATTAAAGCGAGTCGATGGGTCAAATTCACGATTGCAACGACGATTAGTTCTACAGTGTTTGCTGTTGTCCATATGGATTTTTCGCATTTCTTAGCTTATTTTGTTATGGGGATCATTTTTTCCGCATTTTATATTTATACGAAGCGGTTGAGTGTGTCGATCGGTATTCATATGGCTCAAAATGGTTTAGTTGCACTCATTCAACTTATGATACCTGAAAAGATGATTGAAGAAGCCGTTAAGCAAACACAATTCGTCCATTTATTAACCACACAGTGGATGTCATTTTTCCTTTCATAA
- the groES gene encoding co-chaperone GroES, whose protein sequence is MLRPLGNRVVIEKKEHEQTTKSGIVLTDSAKEKSNEGVIVAVGPGRTLDNGERLKPELNVGDRVVFQQYAGTEVKRDDTEYLVLTEDEVLAVIED, encoded by the coding sequence ATGCTTAGACCATTAGGAAACCGTGTAGTCATCGAAAAGAAAGAACATGAACAAACAACGAAAAGCGGTATTGTTTTAACTGATTCAGCTAAGGAAAAATCCAATGAAGGTGTTATCGTTGCGGTAGGTCCGGGACGCACTTTAGACAATGGTGAACGCCTAAAACCAGAACTCAACGTAGGCGATCGTGTTGTGTTTCAACAATATGCAGGAACTGAAGTGAAGCGTGACGACACAGAATACTTAGTGTTAACTGAAGATGAAGTGTTAGCTGTGATTGAAGACTAA
- the groL gene encoding chaperonin GroEL (60 kDa chaperone family; promotes refolding of misfolded polypeptides especially under stressful conditions; forms two stacked rings of heptamers to form a barrel-shaped 14mer; ends can be capped by GroES; misfolded proteins enter the barrel where they are refolded when GroES binds), translated as MAKELKFSEDARQAMLRGVDKLANAVKVTIGPKGRNVVLDKEFTAPLITNDGVTIAKEIELEDPYENMGAKLVQEVANKTNEIAGDGTTTATVLAQAMIQEGLKNVTSGANPVGIRQGIDKAVAVAIESLHNISQKVENKEEIAQVGAISAADEEVGRYISEAMEKVGNDGVISIEESNGFNTELEVVEGMQFDRGYQSPYMVTDSDKMIAELERPYILITDKKISSFQDILPLLEQIVQSNRPILIVADEVEGDALTNLVLNRMRGTFTAVAVKAPGFGDRRKAMLEDLAIVTGAQVITDDLGLELKEATLDMLGTANKVEVTKDNTTVVDGDGDPANIDARVGQLKAQIEETDSDFDREKLQERLAKLAGGVAVIKVGAASETELKERKLRIEDALNSTRAAVEEGIVAGGGTALMNIFKDVQAIEAEGDEATGVNIVLKALQAPVRQIAENAGLEGSVIVERMKNAEPGIGYNAATDEWVNMLEAGIVDPTKVTRSALQHAASVAAMFLTTEAVVANIPEDKGNDMPQMGGMPGMM; from the coding sequence ATGGCAAAGGAATTAAAATTTTCTGAAGATGCACGTCAAGCGATGTTACGTGGTGTCGATAAATTAGCAAATGCTGTTAAAGTGACAATTGGTCCAAAAGGGCGCAATGTCGTACTAGATAAAGAATTTACAGCACCACTCATTACAAATGATGGTGTAACGATTGCAAAAGAAATTGAATTAGAAGATCCTTATGAAAATATGGGTGCGAAACTTGTTCAAGAAGTTGCGAATAAAACGAATGAAATTGCAGGAGACGGTACGACAACAGCGACTGTACTTGCGCAAGCGATGATTCAAGAAGGACTTAAAAACGTAACAAGTGGTGCGAACCCAGTTGGAATCCGTCAAGGTATTGATAAAGCAGTGGCGGTCGCAATTGAATCATTACACAACATTTCGCAAAAAGTTGAAAACAAAGAAGAAATTGCACAAGTCGGCGCGATTTCTGCAGCTGACGAAGAAGTAGGTCGTTACATTTCTGAAGCGATGGAAAAAGTCGGTAATGACGGTGTGATCTCAATTGAAGAATCAAATGGTTTTAACACAGAATTAGAAGTCGTTGAAGGGATGCAATTTGATCGTGGTTACCAATCGCCATACATGGTGACAGATTCTGACAAAATGATTGCAGAATTAGAAAGACCATACATTTTAATTACTGACAAGAAAATCTCTTCATTCCAAGATATCTTGCCATTATTAGAGCAAATTGTACAATCCAACCGTCCTATTTTAATTGTAGCGGACGAAGTAGAAGGCGATGCGTTAACCAACCTTGTCTTAAACCGTATGCGTGGTACATTTACAGCCGTTGCAGTTAAGGCACCTGGTTTCGGTGATCGTCGTAAAGCAATGTTAGAAGACTTGGCGATTGTAACAGGCGCACAAGTGATTACAGACGATTTAGGTCTTGAATTAAAAGAAGCGACTTTAGATATGTTAGGTACGGCAAACAAAGTTGAAGTGACTAAAGACAATACAACAGTGGTTGATGGTGACGGTGATCCTGCGAACATCGATGCACGTGTCGGTCAATTAAAAGCACAAATTGAAGAAACTGATTCTGACTTTGATCGCGAAAAACTTCAAGAGCGCTTAGCAAAATTAGCTGGCGGTGTTGCGGTGATTAAAGTGGGTGCAGCGTCTGAAACGGAATTGAAAGAACGTAAATTACGTATTGAAGATGCATTAAACTCAACACGTGCAGCAGTAGAAGAAGGTATTGTTGCAGGTGGAGGTACGGCATTAATGAACATTTTCAAAGACGTCCAAGCTATCGAAGCGGAAGGCGACGAAGCAACAGGTGTGAACATCGTATTGAAAGCATTGCAAGCACCTGTACGTCAAATTGCTGAAAATGCAGGTCTTGAAGGTTCAGTCATCGTTGAAAGAATGAAAAATGCTGAACCAGGTATTGGTTACAACGCAGCTACAGACGAATGGGTGAACATGTTAGAAGCAGGTATCGTGGACCCAACGAAAGTGACACGTTCTGCTTTACAACACGCAGCAAGTGTTGCGGCAATGTTCTTAACAACTGAAGCGGTAGTTGCAAACATCCCTGAAGATAAAGGGAATGATATGCCACAAATGGGCGGCAT